Proteins from one Ahaetulla prasina isolate Xishuangbanna chromosome 2, ASM2864084v1, whole genome shotgun sequence genomic window:
- the LOC131193496 gene encoding zinc finger protein OZF-like: MIHQRNLKGEKPFQCPDCGRSSSHNSSLVIHQRIHSMEKHYECRECGKGFISNSHLMRHQRTHTGEKPFECPICGKCFSDNSSLVKHQRTHTGEKPFECPICGKCFSDNSSLVKHQRTHTGEKPFECPGCGKCFSQNCHLINHQRTHTGEKPFECPICGKSFSDKSSLVTHQRTHTGEKPFECPICGKAFCDNSSLVIHQRTHTGEKPFECPSCGKCFSQNCHLIKHQRTHTGEKPFECPYCGKGFIENSSLVKHQRTHTGEKPFQCPICGKRFSQNSYLVRHQRTHTGEKPFECPICGKCFSDNSSLVTHHRTHTGEKPFQCSICRKNFIDNSTLARHQRTHTEEKPFECPDCGESFIRNFHLMRHQSTHTGEKRFKCPDCGKNFSQNSHLMRHQRTHTGEKRFKCPDCGKNFSQNSHLMRHQRTHTGDKPFECPDCGKSFSQNSHLINHQRTHTGEKPFECPDCGKSFSRNSYLVIHQRTHTIEKSF; encoded by the coding sequence ATGATACACCAGAGGAATCTcaaaggagaaaaaccctttcaatgtcctgattgtgggagaaGTTCCAgtcataattccagcctggtaatACATCAGAGGATTCACTCCATGGAGAAACACTATGAATGTCGAgaatgtgggaaaggtttcattaGCAATTCCCACctcatgagacaccagaggactcacacaggagagaaaccctttgaatgtcctatctgtgggaaatgttttagtgataattccagcctggtgaaacaccagaggactcacacgggagagaaaccctttgaatgtcctatctgtgggaaatgttttagtgataattccagcctggtgaaacaccagaggactcacacaggagagaaaccctttgaatgtcctggcTGTGGAAAATGTTTTAGTCAGAATTGCCACCTCATCaaccaccagaggactcacacaggagagaaaccctttgaatgccctatctgtgggaaaagttttagtgatAAATCCAGCCTAGTgacacatcagaggactcacacaggagagaaaccctttgaatgtcctatctgtgggaaagctttttgtgataattccagccttgtaatacatcagaggactcacacaggagagaaaccctttgaatgtcctagcTGTGGAAAATGTTTTAGTCAGAATTGCCACCTCataaaacaccagaggactcacacaggagagaaaccctttgaatgtccatattgtgggaaaggtttcattgAAAATTctagcctggtgaaacaccagaggactcacacaggagagaaaccctttcaatgtcctatctgtgggaaacgtTTTAGTCAGAATTCCTACCTCgtaagacaccagaggactcacacaggagagaaaccctttgaatgtcctatctgtgggaaatgctttagtgataattccagcctggttacACATcacaggactcacacaggagagaaaccctttcaatGTTCTATCTGTAGGAAAAATTTTATTGATAACTCCACGCTAgcaagacaccagaggactcacacagaagagaaaccctttgaatgtccagattgtggggaaagtttcattagaaattttcacctcatgagacaccagagtactcacacaggagagaaacgctttaaatgtcctgactgtgggaaaaacttcagtcagaattcccatctcatgagacaccagaggactcacacaggagagaaacgctttaaatgtcctgactgtgggaaaaacttcagtcagaattcccatctcatgagacaccagaggactcacacaggagacaaaccctttgaatgtcctgactgtggaaaaagtttcagtcagaattcccacctcatcaaccaccagaggactcacacaggagagaaaccttttgaatgtcctgactgtgggaaaagttttagtcggAATTCCTACctagtgatacaccagaggactcacaccatAGAGAAATCTTTCTAA